The DNA window ACTTGCAAACCGCGCCGGCCACCGGGCCATCGGGTCGGAGTCGGGACGGGCGTCCCGCTTGCCAAGGTGAACCAGAGCGACGGGCGGGAATTGCACCCGCATCCCGAGAGTGGCGCTCTCAGATCCTGCTCGTTGGACGACCGTCGCGAAGAATGGCCAGCGGACGCGGACGCGCTACGGCGTGCACGCCAGCCAGCAGTGCTCGAGGAGAGAGTCGAACTCACACGCCCACGATGGAGCGCCAGGGTCTGAGCCTGGTGCGTCTGCCAGTTCCGCCACTCGAGCAAGAGAGGAAGGCGGAGGTCTCGATCCTCAAACCCGGGGGTTCGCACTGCTTTCGAGGCAGGCCCGATCCCATGACCGGTTCACCTTCCCAATTCGTACGGGGACCAGGACTCGAACCTGGACCTCAGGGCTTCAGAGGCCCGCGTCCTCGCCATTGGACCATCCCCGCATGGAACTACTTCGTGTCTCGGCACGCTCAGATCACGATCAAAAGAGGAGACCGGACACAGGCGCGAGAGCTACTTCCAGTGCGGGACCCGAGGATCGAACTCGGCTGCTCCACGTTGTGAGCGTGGCGTCGTCACCAGACGAACACGTCCCGCGGGCGGGGACCGGGAATCGCACCCGGATCTCGGACTTCAAAGGACCGCGTCCTGGCTGGTTGGACCATCCCCGCGCTCGGCGCCGCCGGCAGGATTCGAACCTGCATCGGCTGGTTTAGAAGACCAGCGTCTTTCCTTTGGACCACGGAGGCGTCTTCTCGTCCGCTCGCCAGGAATCGCACCTGGAAAAGGCCTGCGTATCAGACAGGCTGAGGCCACTAGCCTCACGAGCGGCTGCGTAGGGATCGCCAAGGCGGAGGCGCTCGTTGGCGCCCAGCAGGTTCCGCTACACGATCGCGTCGCTCGCATTCCCCAGCGTTCCCACGGGGATTCGAACCCCGATCTCGAGCTTGAGAAACTCGAATCCTGAACCGTTAGACGATGGGAACGAATTGCGGGCCCGTGACGAATCGAACGCCAGCCGCTGGACTTGGAAACCAGCTGGTCACCACGACCTCGGACCCTCGATGGAGTGGAGCGACCGGGAATTGCACCCGGATCTCTGGTTTGCGACACCAGCATCTTCCTGTTGGACGATCGCCCCGGGGTGACCGACGAGATTCGAACTCGTGCCTGCAGGGCCACGTCCTGCCGTGCAGAAACCGCTACACTACGGCCACAGTGCGTCGAGTTGGAATCGAACCAACACCTCTGGCTCTTCAGACCAGCGCTTCCACCAGGCCAGCTATCGACGCGATGTTTCGCGACCCGTGAGGGAGTTGCACCCTCGTCATCGGTTCGAAAGACCGAGATCCTGACTGCTAGACGAACGGGCCCGTGGAGCCGTCAGTGAGAATCGAACTCACGCGAACCTCATTACGAAAGAGGACCCCGGCCATTGGGATGACGGCGTTGCTCCGGAAGGGGTCGAACCTTCGCCGCTCGGAGTAAGAGTCCGGCATGCCACCACAACACCTCGGAGCAGCTGCACGGGAGGGATTCGAACCCCCGGTAGCGCGGTTAACAGCCGCGTGCCTTTCCTCTTGGCCACCGTGCAAGGAGTCTGGGCGGCAGGAATCGAACCTGCGCTCTCCGGTTCCCGAAACCGGCGCTTTTGCCAGGCTAAGCTACGCCCAGAAATTGCCCGTTTTCCGTCCGGGCCAGACGGGCGACGACTCGGAGCTTGCGCAGGCTTGGGCTTGGGGATGGCCCGCGCAGAAGTCGTCGCCGGGGTTTCGATCAGCTCACGTCTCGCTCACGTCTCGCTCACACCGCTCAGGCTGATCATGAAGTCGCGCTCGGTGGCGCTCTTCACGAACTCCTGAATGGCGCGCGCGAGCGCAGCCGTGACCAGGCCGATGAGCGGCAGGTGCTCGCCGCCCTCGCAGGTGGCTTGCCCCTCGTGATCTTCGGCATCCGCGACGAAGCGTGCGTCCCAGCGCACGAGCCCAAAACTGCCATCGGCAGCCAGGGCCGCGTGCACCAGCGGCTTTTGCTTCGCTCGACACCACTCACTCACGAGCAGCCGGCTCTTCTGGTTGTCGAAACAGTCGACGACCAGATCGGCGCTGACGAGCAGCGTGTCGACGTTCTCACTCGCCAGGCGCACGCCGAACGCCTCCGCCTTCACGCCGTGGAAGTTTGACAGCTGGAGCTTCAACGCTTCAGCCTTGTTCTTACCGACGCTCGGCTTCACGAAGGCCTGTGAGGCGAGGTTCTTCGACTCCACGCGGTCGAAGTCGATGAAGACCAACGTGGCGTTTAAGTTGCGGCACAACACTGCGGAGAGAGAGCCGAGGGCGCCCACACCGCAAAATACGATGCGCATCACCCTCGACCCTACGCCGCCGCCCGCCCACGACCAAAGGGAACCTTCGGACGCAGGTAGACGCGCTTCTGGCCCCGCGGACCATCGAAGCGATCGACCACGAAGTAGTCGAACGCGTCGTGCGAAAGGTTCGCGATGTGGAGGCCACGCAAGCCTCCCGAGCGCACGAGCTCCACCGCGTAACGCCGCACGTCGGAGTCCGACGAGCGGTCGTCGATCGGGTGCGGCGCGTCCGCGCTCATGCCGTTGTACGTGATGTTCAAGATTGCCATGTCATTCCTCCGTGGGTTTGCTGTTGATGCCGGAGGCCAGGCGCAGGAGCGCCGCCCACCAGGGCTCGTCTTCGGTGTCGATGCCGGAGGTGGCGCCGTCTTCCCGGCGAATCATCCCCTTCGGGCTGACCACCGAGAAACACAGCTCCGCTCCGAGGGCCCCTTCGAGGGCCTTCATCGTGGTCTCGTCTTCGCTGGAGAAGGACAGCGGGCCATGCGGGTGGCTGTGCGCCAGCTCCTCGAGCTCCGCACGGTGCTCCCAGATTGCCTCCCAGCGCCGACGTGAGTCGGGCAGAGCGTTCGGGCTCGTCGAGGCGTCGCTAAAGAGCAACGCGCCGCCTCGCCCGATCAGAAAGAACACCTCCCTCGCCATCCCCTACCTCCGCGTGATGTTGAGCTCGTCGTTCTCGTAACCCTCACGGATCACGGACGGCAAACTCTCGAGTGTCACCATACGATCACTTCCGGACAGACAGATGCCAGCATCGATGACCTGCAGGGTTTGCTCGTCGACCACACTGATGAAGCGCTCACCCAGAAATCGATACGTGACCTCCAGCATGCCGTCGCCCAAGACCCGGTACCCGGAGAGCTCGGCGCCCGCCTCGTCCAGTGCCCGATGCGCACGCTCCGCAGGAGTCCGCCCCGCGCGACCGGTCTCCGGCCGACGCCAGCCGTCTGGACCGCTCGAGCCGTGCGGCAACGCCTGACGACCCTCGCTTCGAAGCCAGGCGTCGATGCGTACGCGCTCCAGTCGGCGTTCCTCTTCCAGCTCGCGCAGCAAGCGCTCGGCCCGTTCACGACCGTCCGACGAAAGCGTGCTCACCGCACGCATCGCCTCGCGGGGCGAAATCGCAATCTCCATTCGCGCACCGATCCGAGCCGCGAGCGCGTAGCCAAAGGCCGCGCGAAGCGCCGCGCTCACACCCTTGACGTCATTGATGCCGCGCTCCTCCTCGAGCGCCACTCGGCACGCCTCTTCGGCCTCGGTCTCGAATTCGAGGCTGTCGAACACGAGCTCCCCGCCCGCCGACCGCCGAGCAATGACCGGCGAGAGTACGGGCGGTTCCTCCGCGGGAAGGAGCTCCACTCGCGTGAGGTCCCGGCCCCCGCCGAACAGCCAGCCGCGCGCGAAGTGACCGCGCACGGCTGGCAGAGCGGAGAGGTCCGGTGGTTCAGCGCGGTCGACGGGTGTCGCGACGCGCTGATCGAGCTCGAACTCGTACCACCCGGGCGGCTGCTCCACGTTGATGGAGTAGCGTCGGGTGGCGTCGTGCACGTATCGACCTCCGAAGTACGGGAGCACACACCGAGTCCGCTCGCCCTTGGACAGGAACTTGCGGTAGTCGAGCTTGCTCACGCCGGAAGCTCCAGGAGCGGCGTCGACATCACCCGCTCGACCCAGCCGAATTGTTTCGCCGGGGCAGCGCGGGGTGCTTCGAGCAGTGCCTGGAGCACCCGCGGCACCTGGTACGGATCGTCGAACTGCTCGATGGACACCTCGCTGAACGGCAGCGCCAGCGCTCGGGCGGCTTCGCGCACCGTGTTGCCACGGCTGACCGAGACGTTCACCAGCAGCGCCAGCGCGGCCGGATCGTAACCCGCACGCTGGAAGCTGTCGGCGAAGTTCTGACCCGCCTCACCCGCCTCGTCACCCACGACGATCACCACGAGCTTGGCGTCCCGCGGCACGTTCACTCCGGAGCGACGCAGCGCGTGCACCGCGGAGGAGTGGAGCGTGCCGCCCTCGGCCTTGATGCCGGTCAGCATGTGCTGAACGGCAGCCCGTGACGGCGCCTTCGGGACGAGCACGGTGCCCATCGTGTCGAAGGACGCGATGTGCAGCTTGTCCGGCGGAAAACCGGCCAAGATGCGCGAGAGCGCCTCCTTCGACTGTTCGATGGCGCCTTGCATGGAACCCGACTTGTCGATCAAGAACATGACATGCACGTCGACCTCGCGGGTCGCCGCCGCGACCGCCTGTTTGGCGGCGTTGTCGGCGGCCTCCTCGAGTTTCTCGCGCACTCCCTGATCCCGAACGTTCTTGGCGATGTTCAGCGCCCGCTGATCCGTGGAGGTCTTCACCGCCGCTTCCCAGCGATCGCGGACCTCCGGAACTACGAGCAAGCCCAGGCTCTCGAGCGTGGGGGTCAAGATGCGGAGGTCGCGATCCGACAACGTCGGCAACAAGGTCACCATGATGGCGGGCGTGAGGCCGACATCCGCCGGCAGCCGGCCGAGGACCTCCTTGTACTTCAGCTTCTGCGTCTCGATGGCCTCGCAGATTTCTGCCTCCGAGAGTCCATCGAAGCGCTCGCGCTTCTGGAGCACGAGGCCGTCCATGCCGACCGAGCGGTGACCGCCGGCCGCCTGTTTCTGCTTCCAGCCGAGGATCTCGAAGAACGCGCCGCTCTCCGGCTTGTAGCCGGCCTTGCGAGCGATCTTCTTGATGGTCTCCTTGTAGCCCGCGGCGACCAGGCCTTCGAGCATCGGACGGTTGGCTTCCCGGATGCGCAGCCAGTGATTCGCAGCGCTCTTCCAGCGGCCGAGGGCCGCCTTCTTGGCCGCCGGATCCGAGAATCCCGCGAGGCGGTTCAGCTCGGCGATGTCCGAGGTCTCGAGCAGCTCGGCGACCCGGAGCACGGCCTTCGGCGTCATCATGCGCGCGGACTTCTGCTCGTAGTGGAGCAGCATTGCCTCACCGATACGCCGATAGTCGTCGTCGTAGAAAGCGACGGAGCCATCGTCGTCGTGGACCGGCTGACCCGAGCGCTGCTGCACGAGCATCAACGCGGCGCAGGCCACCTTGAGGTCGCGCCACTCGGTCTCTTTGAGCGCGTAGCTCGCGAAGTGGGCCATGAGATCGACGTTGAGCTGGTATATCTCGAGCAGCCGCGAGTAGAGCGACGACGCCGCCGGAACGAACAGTCCCGACGAGACCGGCGTACCGCCGGCGAGCGCGCGGTTCTTCTTCACGTCACGGCGGGGATACCAGGTGCCAGCCACGTCGACGCCCGGGCGGTTGTGCCAGAGGTGGGCCGACGACGAGAGCACGAGATCGAGGAGCTTCTCGGCCGGACCGAGCTGGCTCTCCGGGAGCGGCGATTGAGTGGTCATGACGATTTTCTCCTGGGTGATCTCGGGAGGATTCCCGAGCTTAAAGAATTCCGCGCCCGAGTGAAGAAGCCATCGATTCGGGTTATTACCGGGTGCCCTACCGTTGGGCGAGAGCTGCATTTTGGCGCAGTTCGGTGGATTCGAACCACCAACATCCAAGGTGCGTGTAGGGCCTCGTCGAACGGGCGCGGGAAAGAAAGGATCGGAGGCCAGTGAAGGCCTCGACGATCCGGGAGAGAAAAGGCCGGAGGCGCGGACGCGCGCTCGACGGCCAGAAGAGAGACAGGCCGGAAGCACAGCTGTGCCTCGACGGCCCGGCGAACCCGAGCGGAGCAGTGCCCAGGTGTCGCCAAAGAGCTTCCCGCGCCCGAGTGAAGAAGCCATGACTGTTGTGTCAGTTCCAATGACTGGTGCCTTACCGTTTGGCTACAAGTGCTCGCGCACTCGGATGGACTCGAACCACCAATTAGTTTGCGTGTAGGGCCTCGTCGGCCGGGCGCGGAAAATCTGTCGGAGTCAGCACCCGAGTGTGGGGGTCATGGGTTTCCCTTGAACGCCATGGAGCGCACTGGCTCCGCGGCGAAATGCGTGTAGGACCCTCACGGCCGGGTGTCTGATTCCTTGGCAAAGACGCGTGGTGTCGAACCACGCACTCGTCGCGAGTGCGCGCCGGCCACTTCTGGCCGGGCCCGGCGCCCTGCAACCCGTCGGCCGCCCGCTTGGGGCGGGCTTGGGGTCGTCACGAAGGCTTCCGGTTTCGTCTTCGGAAATGCGTGCGTTACTCCTGGGCCGCGCCGTGTGGCGCGGACTCGAGAGGATAGGGAGCACCACGCGAACCGCGCTTTCGTGCGGTCCGCGTGGGCTCAGGCGACGCCGACCTCGGGGAGGGCGGCCGTGAAGTCACGCCACTCGATCGGTGCCGTTTTCGGGTCGATCAGCGGCGGCATCAGCGGCAGCGAGCGCGGGCGGCACGGCCGCTTGCGCGGCCACATGCCCGACTCGTCCGGCGTCTTGTTGGATTTCTTGGCGTTACACGGCGTGCACGCCGTCACGATGTTCTCCCACTCGGTACGGCCACCGCGCGAACGCGGCAGCACGTGGTCGTAAGTCAGCTGGCGGAGCGGGAGTTTCTTCTCGCAGTACGCGCAGGTGAAGCCATCCCGGACGTAGACGTTGATCCGCGAGAACTTCACGCCACGTTTCTGACCCGAGATCTGCCGCTTCAGCCGCACGACGGCCGGCATGGGGAAGGTCGCCGACGGCGAGCGGATCTCGTCGTCGTATGCGATGACCACATCGACCTTGCTCAGGTAGACGAGGGTGATCGCGTCCTCCCAGCGGACCACCTTGTGGGGGAAAAACCAGGGCGTGAGCACGAGGGTGCGCGTGTGCATGATGGGACCTACTTTCTGGGTTGTTGGTGCATGGCCTCCCTGCTTGGAGTCGAACCAAGAGCAACCGGTTTCGGACACCGATGCCTGCGGTTCCGGCAGGACAGGGAGAGAGCTCCGTGCTCGAGGCCGCCTCTTTGGCTCGAATCGGAGTGTGGTTTTGCCTCCCTGCTTGGAGTCGAACCAAGAAACAATTGGCTTCGTAGACCAAAGCCTGCAGTTCCGGCAGGACAGGGAGCTAGCTGCGCCCGCGAAGGGAATCGGACCCTCCTCGCCGGATCGACAATCCGGTCGCCTCACCAGATGCGTACGCGGGCAGCTTGGGCAGCCGTGGCGGGCTGCCCATGAGAAGGCAGACGCGCGCCCTCTCGGACGCGCATCCGTTCTTCTCGTCGCACGAGTTTTCAAACAGCAGGGCGCACGAGTGCGCCGACCCGATGGGGGCCAATCAAAATCGTCCGACTCGGTGTCGGGCGGTGGGGCACCGGGGGATCGAACCCCGATCAGCCGGTTAAAAGCCGGCAGCTCTGCCATTGAGCTAGAGCCCCGAGCAAACACGAGGTGTTCGCGCGGTGTGTTTCGAAATTTGTTTCGTTGTGCGCTGGACAAACCACTCCCCATTTTCTGAAAGCTCGAGAGCCCGCAGAAAAACAAAACAGAAAAGCCGCCTCAGGTCGGGTCACCCGGGCGGCTCATCGCGATGAACGATGGGATCGCGCGCCGCCCCTTAGGTGACCTCTCCTTCGAGCTTGCGATCAGTGAATGGTCCGAGGCCGAAGCCCCAGCATGCACACTGCTGTGCACACGTGGAGCCGACTCGGAGCACCCGACTGGAGTGCTGCTCGGCAGCTATGAAATTCGTGTACGACATCTTCCTGGCTCTGACAGCTGACCGCTGCCTGCTGGTTCCTGCTGACGGGCAAACGCTGCATTCGATTCTCGGTGACCTCGATTTGTTCCGGGACCTTCCAAAAGTCGTCAAACTTCCCGGCAAATTCGGCCCAAATGCAGCGAGGCCGCCGGGGGTCCCTGGCGGCCTCGAGTTCACACATGTGTGTGTTCCGATGACCGCTCAGGTCTTACCTCCGACGATGCCCCGTCGATCGCATGCGACCGCTGGGCTCGTCCACACGGGCGACTGGCCCGAGCGCACTGTTTGATTCGTGAGGTGGGAAAACATTTGAACGAGCGGACACTACGCGATCAATTGGGTTCGGTCAAGGCACACGCGCTCAGGGCGCCAACCCGACTCGCGCAGGTCAACGAAACCAGCCCGCGACCGTTCCGTTCAGGTTGTCGAACGCGCCGTCGCTCACGGCAGTCGACCACGCTTGCTCGGTGGGCTGGTGGTACCAGCCCAGGTACTGCCCGTACCCCTCACCGTTGCCCACGGCGAACCCGTAGATGAAGTCCGTGGACAGGGGCCCGACGAAGCACTGCGTCCCGTTGAACACCAAGTCCGAGAACGCCGTGTGGTATTCGCCTTTGCTCGCCTGGAGCTCTGCCTTGCTGCGGTTGTCTTTCCAGGTGGCGGTTCCGCCGTCGAGCGCCGTGCCGCCCGTGAGCTCCAGAACACCCATGTTCTGCTCACACTTCCAGGTCACACGCAGCTCGATGCCCGAGTGATGAAACGCGGTGCCGTACTGCTCGACGGCGTAGAACGACGCGATCGAGCCAAACGATCCGGCGCCCGTTCCATCGTAGAGCACGGACAGCCCCGCCTTTCCGAGCAGCGACTTGCTCGACACGAACGCGAGCGTCCAGCCGCCTCCCTGCATGTCGCAGTAGACCTCGATCGGTGTGCTCGAACCGGGCGGGAGGACCAGGTACTTGCCGTTCTTGGCCGAGGTTTCGTTCTTCAGCACGTCCGCGCAGGTCGAGCCGCTCGGTTTCGGGTCGGCGTCCGCGGCGTCCGCGGCGTCCGCGGCGTCGCCCGCATCGCCGGCGTCGGTAGCACTCCCCGCCGCACCACCGGTGCCGGTGCCCCCCGTGACCCAGCCGCCGCCGCCATCGACACCCGTGACGGAGCCTCCGCTCCCCGCCGCACCGGCTGCGCCACCGGTGGTCGGCGACGAGCCGCCTCCGCTCTCACCACAGCCGAGCGCCATCAGTGACAGCGCGGCGATCCCACCCAGGGCCACAAGCAGTTGGGCCATTCCCGGCAAGGGTAGCAGAGACGCCTGCGCGTGGCGTTACCTCTCAGACGGACGAGGCGTGTTTCATCAACCGGCCGCAGAGATCGGACGCCGGGTTCCGCCCGCGCTCCACCTCGAGGGCGGTTCGGAAGATGGCCGATGCGGCCATGTTCTCTTCCAAGATCAGGTGGCAGAGGCCGAGCAGCTCGTAGTCGACCGGCTCTTGAAACGCGGCCACCAGTTTCTCGAGCGGTGCCTTCGCGCTCTGATGCACCGCGAGCAATGACGCCGGTGGCATCCCGCTGCGCTTCGCGAGGATCACGAACTTCAGCACTTGGCGCTGGTCCTCCGGCGGATACGCCGCGAACGGTTCGCTCGCGAAGAGCGCGCTCCACCTCGCGTTGGCTCCGTCGGCGTCGCCGCCCTTGGCCACCGCTACGATCTCCTTGACCTCACTGACGAGCTCTTCTGCCGGCATGTCGGAGCTGATGTTCGCACCGTTTGGCGGGGAGATCACGCCATCCGACGGACCCGGCGGGAATCGGGTCAGAAATGCGCTTCGCGCAGCGCCAGGCGTGTCTCGCCCAGCAGCCTCGGACCGCATGGGCGCCCGTTGCCCGCCAGTGCTCAGGGGCTTTCAGTCGCAGGGATAGACGCCACCCGACTGCGGCGTGCCGTCCTGACTGGAGTCACACTCGACGGCCATCTGGGTCTCGAGCTCGGGCGTAGGAGCCGCTCCGTGTAAGTAGGGCGAGGCCGCGTGCCAGTCCGTGTTCGGATACCAGAACAACATCAACACACCGGCGTCTCGTGGCTGGCCATCCGGACGTGCGAGCCGATCTCGCACCGGTAGCGAGAGCTGGTCGTCGATGGCCGGACAGCCCAGGCTCGGCCTGGCCCAGCCGCATTTGGCCACGTAGGCGTCCCCGACGGGAGACCACGGGTGCATGACGATGTCGCGGCTGCAGATGTTGTCGTTGAACCCGGGCTCGAGCCCCTCCATGCGGAACGAAGGGCCGAAGCTGCCGCTGTACGTCCCCGCCGAACGAGCCAGGCCGAGGCTCGACTGATTCGAACCGGACACGTTCGAGAACGTGGTGGCGTGAGCCAAGTCCACACCGTCCGTCGACTTCCGCCCGTGAGCCACGCGCAGGTTCCAGAGCAGCTCGCCCTTCGACAAATCGTAGACCCACTCCCGCGGCTCCGCGGAGTGCAGCCGGAAGTCCACGACGACGTACTCCGCGCGCCGCGTCGCGCCCCAGGCCCAGGCGTTCTTGTAGATCGTCAATGCGTCCGCCGCGAGAGCGGGGTCCACGCCCGAAGCTTCGAGCATTTTCGGAGTGGTGAGCGCAGCGCGCAGCGAAAATTCTCCCTCGCCGCCCGCGGGCCCGTCGACCACCAGGAAGTAGTCTCCGGGTGGCAACCAAGCCCCCACGTTCGTCGGGTGAGCGTCGATGCAGCTCGCCGCGTCGTCCGCGCCGAGCAGCAGCAAGAAACCATCGGCGGGGCCACTGGTCTTCGCTACGGAGAGGAACCCTTCTTCGGGCAACGTCAGCCGGTGAACGACCTCCGCCCCGGACAAATCCCGGTTCGCCGCCCCCGAACAGCCGTACACCTCGAACGCATTCCGACTCGCGCCGAGGGTGGTTCCACTCTGTGTGGTCGGGAGCGAGTCGACACAGACGATGTCCGCGCAAGGCAAGGCCTGCGCGCCCTTCCCCGCGTCATCGCTCGCGGAACAGGCCGAGGTCGACAGCGCGAGCAGGCCCGAAAACGAACCCACGAGAACCCGCCAGGTCATGCCAGGGAGCCTACGCCGAAGCGGACCCGATGACGAGACCGAGCCGAGCACCCAGCGCGTCAGCGCGACCGCTGTGTGGCCGGACAGGAGGCGCGCGTTCGGCGGATCGGCGGCGATTCACGCTCGAGAAGCCAGGAGCTCGTGCCCACGTCGTTCGAACAGGGTGAGCAGTTGCGCCGCTTGCTCCGGCTCACCCCGCTGTGTGTTCACGGCTCGGGCGGCCGCTCGCTCGGCGCCGCGAAACTCGAACGCGTCCAGCAGCAACTCCAGCGCGGCATCGAAGCAGCGCAGCTCTGCTTGCGAGAGCGCACCCCCGGTTGGGGCGGCGGCGCCGGTCAATTGCGCGAGCTCACGCCGAGCCGCCATCTTGAGCTTCATTTTCAGGGCCGCGAAGAGGAAGATTGCACTGCCGTTCATGTCGGCGACCACGTGCTCGAGATCTGCCAGCCAGAGTGGATCAAAACGTGCGTCGAGCGCTCGAAACGCCGGAGTGTCGAGCGCGGCGTGGGCATGTGCGAAGAAACCAACTTGGCCAGCGTGATGCTCCGCATCGACGAACTTCTCGAGGTGACACAGGTCGTGCAGCGCAAAAGCCAAAGCATCCGCGTGGGGCGCAGTCGGTGTCGTCTCGGGCAAGAGCGAGACGGGACGCCTGCCGACCGCCTGCAGCGCGAGGACCTCGCGGAAATTGGGGATGGTCTCGCGGACCTCCGCGGGACGCTCGCCCGACGCCCAGGCGACGATTCCGCGCGCCACCAGGCGCTCCACGCGCCACACCCGATGGCGAGCAATGAGGTCGACCGCTTCCGAATGCCGTGCTTCGGCCAAGGGCGGGCACCAGTACCCTTGATGCCAGCGCGTGCCGACACGTCGCCGGACGTGTTCGACCACGAAACCGGCGGCGCGCTCGGCGTCGGCGCAGCTGACCATGCCGTCGAGCTTAGATCTCTGGCGCCGTTCTGCGAAGACGAGCCGAGTGGTGCGCCCTGCCGGTCTCCCCCGTCCATGGCGGGGTGAACCCCACCAGACGACGGCGCCTTCCCAGCAATTTCGGCCCGCCGGCGCGAGGCACACGACTTGCTGTCTCACCTCGCACCGGGACACACCCGGCAAAACCCAAGGAGCATCGTCATGGCATCTTCGAGACTCGCGTTCACCCTCTTCGTCCTCTGGTCAGCGCTCGCCACCGCGTGCGGGGGCAGCGATGGCGACGGCGACGGCAGCGGGGGTTCGGGCAACGGAAACCTGTCGAGCGGTAGCATCTGTGAACAGGCCTGCGACAAGCTCGAACAGTGCAGCCCGGGCTCCACCTGCACCGTGAATGGTTCCGGTGCTTGTGATGGCAAGGCGGCCGAAATCTCTCAGTGCATCGTCGACAAACCCTGCGGAGAGACGGACGTGTGTGTGCTCGGGGGCATGTGACTCGCCGCGAGTCTCAGGGTTTGCTGGGATCGAAGCGGGAGCTGAGCCCGTCGAACAACTGCAAGAACCCGGCATCGACGAGCGGCGTCTCGCGCGCCCACGCCGTGAGCTGCATGGGCAGCGCGGACTCGAACATGACCCACAGCGACTCGTCGGGGATGCGCTTCGGCACGTCCTCGAACTCGGGTCCAAGATGATGGTCGTAGGCCTTCGTGGTCACACCGTGTGCAGTGAGCAAGGGTGACAGGAACGTGCAGCCGGGCTCATACCCGGCGTCCACGCTCGCCACGCTCACGACCATGTTCACCTCGCTGGCTGCGTTGCGGTGCATCACAGGCGGGCGGAAGCTGTGTTCAGCGACCTCCCAGCGCGGAGGAAAGACGACGAAGTCCGCGATGGCGCGCCCGTGATCGTCGAGCGGAGCGGTCAATACCGTCAAGATGGATGGATCCGGATGGTCGAAGGTGACCGTGCCCATGGCGTTGAAGAGCGAGAGGTCGTAGGTGCACGGAACGTGGTTGCCATGCCACGCGACAACGTCGAAGGGCGAGTGCTCTTGCATGGCCGCCGCGAGACGCCCGCCCAGTTTGTTGACGATCTGAAAACCTCCACGGCAGAGGCGATCTTCGAACGACGCCTGCGGCGCCAGGAAATGCCGCGCGTCGGCCAGGCCGTTCGAGCCGATGGGGCCACGCTCGGGCAGGCGGAAGCGACGACCAACGACCTCGAGCACCCAGCCGCGAGC is part of the Myxococcales bacterium genome and encodes:
- a CDS encoding ThiF family adenylyltransferase, whose amino-acid sequence is MRIVFCGVGALGSLSAVLCRNLNATLVFIDFDRVESKNLASQAFVKPSVGKNKAEALKLQLSNFHGVKAEAFGVRLASENVDTLLVSADLVVDCFDNQKSRLLVSEWCRAKQKPLVHAALAADGSFGLVRWDARFVADAEDHEGQATCEGGEHLPLIGLVTAALARAIQEFVKSATERDFMISLSGVSET
- a CDS encoding VWA domain-containing protein, coding for MTTQSPLPESQLGPAEKLLDLVLSSSAHLWHNRPGVDVAGTWYPRRDVKKNRALAGGTPVSSGLFVPAASSLYSRLLEIYQLNVDLMAHFASYALKETEWRDLKVACAALMLVQQRSGQPVHDDDGSVAFYDDDYRRIGEAMLLHYEQKSARMMTPKAVLRVAELLETSDIAELNRLAGFSDPAAKKAALGRWKSAANHWLRIREANRPMLEGLVAAGYKETIKKIARKAGYKPESGAFFEILGWKQKQAAGGHRSVGMDGLVLQKRERFDGLSEAEICEAIETQKLKYKEVLGRLPADVGLTPAIMVTLLPTLSDRDLRILTPTLESLGLLVVPEVRDRWEAAVKTSTDQRALNIAKNVRDQGVREKLEEAADNAAKQAVAAATREVDVHVMFLIDKSGSMQGAIEQSKEALSRILAGFPPDKLHIASFDTMGTVLVPKAPSRAAVQHMLTGIKAEGGTLHSSAVHALRRSGVNVPRDAKLVVIVVGDEAGEAGQNFADSFQRAGYDPAALALLVNVSVSRGNTVREAARALALPFSEVSIEQFDDPYQVPRVLQALLEAPRAAPAKQFGWVERVMSTPLLELPA
- a CDS encoding HNH endonuclease yields the protein MHTRTLVLTPWFFPHKVVRWEDAITLVYLSKVDVVIAYDDEIRSPSATFPMPAVVRLKRQISGQKRGVKFSRINVYVRDGFTCAYCEKKLPLRQLTYDHVLPRSRGGRTEWENIVTACTPCNAKKSNKTPDESGMWPRKRPCRPRSLPLMPPLIDPKTAPIEWRDFTAALPEVGVA
- a CDS encoding murein L,D-transpeptidase catalytic domain family protein codes for the protein MTWRVLVGSFSGLLALSTSACSASDDAGKGAQALPCADIVCVDSLPTTQSGTTLGASRNAFEVYGCSGAANRDLSGAEVVHRLTLPEEGFLSVAKTSGPADGFLLLLGADDAASCIDAHPTNVGAWLPPGDYFLVVDGPAGGEGEFSLRAALTTPKMLEASGVDPALAADALTIYKNAWAWGATRRAEYVVVDFRLHSAEPREWVYDLSKGELLWNLRVAHGRKSTDGVDLAHATTFSNVSGSNQSSLGLARSAGTYSGSFGPSFRMEGLEPGFNDNICSRDIVMHPWSPVGDAYVAKCGWARPSLGCPAIDDQLSLPVRDRLARPDGQPRDAGVLMLFWYPNTDWHAASPYLHGAAPTPELETQMAVECDSSQDGTPQSGGVYPCD